Proteins from a single region of Undibacterium sp. KW1:
- a CDS encoding DUF2905 domain-containing protein — protein sequence MLRWVLTIFIAVVVFSSLLPWLEKLGIGRLPGDVRFKLFGRNFSFPFASTILISLFVLLLARIFK from the coding sequence TTGCTACGCTGGGTACTCACCATTTTTATCGCTGTCGTGGTTTTTTCCAGCCTCTTGCCCTGGCTGGAAAAACTGGGTATAGGTCGTTTGCCTGGTGATGTACGTTTTAAACTGTTTGGCCGCAATTTTTCCTTTCCCTTCGCTTCTACCATATTGATTTCCCTGTTTGTTCTTTTGTTGGCGCGGATATTCAAGTAA
- a CDS encoding tetratricopeptide repeat-containing response regulator: MSELSDIRALLIEPHSGMRVSLHNMLNLCGITKIEHGLSAGIAVRTIQSKVFDLILCEYDLGVGQDGQQLLEDMRHHKLAPLSTIFIMVTAERSYAKVVSAAELAPSDYLLKPFTADMLLERVIRALEKRKAFVDVYSLMEQGSIPEAIMACHHGERDYPKYAIDFMRLRAELHVIQGEAAEAEELYKYLFELKAVAWARLGLAKTLFMQGKYQEAEDILKNLVAENNKYMDAYDWLAKTHEMVGELPEAKEVLDMAVSVSPHAVRRLRKLGKIALETGDIETAENVLKKVVSKAKFSEFRDPEDHMNLVDALVKKGDTEQAKSVIRDLEKNMVGMKKTAAVRAISAAMVHAKTGDARLSEELDNAVAASREDIGLSTDAKLGLAKSCLENNQEDNASEVILDVMKNASNQQVMSKAMGVFESAGKGHLAKELAQRSQKEVMDLVAMGVQKAKQGDFRGSVELMAAAARKSPDNPQVVLNAALAALKCLENMGWDHATGELARNLIESARRLDPMNPRLKAIRGLYDELQKKYGINAARVAR; encoded by the coding sequence ATGAGCGAACTCAGCGACATCAGGGCACTGCTCATCGAGCCGCATTCAGGTATGCGGGTCAGTTTGCACAATATGCTGAATCTGTGCGGTATCACCAAGATAGAGCACGGGCTTTCTGCCGGTATAGCCGTACGCACCATACAGTCCAAGGTGTTTGACCTGATCTTGTGCGAATATGACCTGGGTGTCGGCCAGGATGGCCAGCAACTGCTGGAAGACATGCGCCACCACAAGCTGGCACCTTTATCGACCATCTTCATCATGGTGACGGCAGAGCGCTCCTATGCCAAGGTTGTCAGCGCTGCTGAACTTGCGCCTTCTGACTACCTGCTCAAACCGTTTACTGCCGATATGCTGCTGGAGCGCGTTATCCGCGCCCTGGAAAAGCGCAAGGCCTTTGTCGACGTCTATAGCTTGATGGAACAGGGCTCCATTCCGGAAGCGATCATGGCCTGCCACCATGGTGAGCGTGATTATCCCAAATACGCGATAGATTTCATGCGCCTGCGTGCTGAATTGCATGTGATACAGGGAGAGGCGGCTGAGGCCGAAGAATTATATAAATATTTATTTGAATTAAAGGCCGTGGCCTGGGCGCGCCTGGGTCTGGCCAAGACCCTGTTCATGCAGGGTAAATACCAGGAAGCAGAAGATATCCTGAAAAATCTGGTAGCTGAAAATAATAAATATATGGACGCCTATGACTGGCTGGCCAAGACCCATGAAATGGTGGGTGAACTGCCAGAGGCCAAGGAAGTGCTGGATATGGCCGTCAGCGTTTCACCCCATGCCGTCAGGCGTTTGCGCAAGCTGGGCAAGATCGCCCTGGAAACCGGGGATATAGAAACGGCTGAGAATGTCCTTAAAAAAGTGGTCAGCAAGGCCAAGTTTTCTGAGTTCCGTGATCCCGAAGACCATATGAACCTGGTCGATGCCCTGGTCAAGAAGGGGGATACCGAACAGGCCAAATCCGTCATCCGTGATCTTGAAAAGAACATGGTAGGCATGAAGAAAACTGCAGCAGTGCGGGCAATTTCTGCTGCCATGGTGCATGCCAAGACGGGGGATGCCCGCTTGAGCGAGGAGCTTGACAATGCCGTGGCGGCATCGCGTGAAGATATCGGCCTTTCGACAGACGCCAAACTGGGTCTGGCCAAAAGCTGTCTTGAAAACAATCAGGAGGACAATGCTTCTGAAGTCATTCTTGACGTCATGAAAAACGCCAGCAATCAGCAAGTCATGAGCAAGGCCATGGGCGTGTTTGAAAGTGCAGGTAAAGGACATCTTGCCAAGGAGCTGGCGCAGCGCAGCCAGAAAGAAGTCATGGACCTGGTTGCCATGGGTGTGCAAAAAGCCAAACAGGGTGATTTCCGTGGCTCGGTAGAACTGATGGCAGCGGCGGCACGCAAGTCACCCGATAATCCGCAAGTGGTCTTGAATGCAGCACTGGCTGCCCTGAAATGCCTGGAGAACATGGGCTGGGATCACGCCACAGGTGAACTGGCGCGTAACCTCATCGAGTCGGCACGCCGACTCGATCCCATGAACCCACGCCTGAAAGCGATACGCGGTCTGTATGATGAATTGCAAAAAAAATACGGCATCAATGCTGCCCGCGTTGCAAGATAA
- a CDS encoding HDOD domain-containing protein gives MAIQPSVHLDQHAPELPRDRLIRQVNEEGSLPTLGVSITKVVEITSSSEDPVAKLAHFVLADVALTQKILRLSNTIHYRTSSGAPVTTISRAIFLLGFNSIKTSAMAMLLVDCFKDKSHANSVRRELVQALCASIVGREMAARGRFQDGEEAAVAALFKNVGKILVASYDHTLYSRIQAMLQTGHTTSQEAASTLLGCSYERFGEMALQEWKIPDTIVQSLVPLPGGELKKVNTRAEWLRQVASFSDALASTIMSSGGVNLSEKAKPLLLKFGKALDFDQAILDDMLIKVETETRQLAQSMDIAMGDIHIGETDANSTNGLPNELLLKNYEAGEIQNDERHPSGKPKQARDLLLAGVQDVTQMLASDIFKLNDLILLVLETLYGSMGFRFAAVCLRDLQTVRYVARLAIGENYQERQRGFAFSGKPDQNLFHLAMSNNVDLMISDASVPKIQNLLPDWHKQLLPDARSFIILPLVIQKKPLGLFYADRNVNADEGVPPDETALIKTLKSQLLAAMMRG, from the coding sequence ATGGCTATTCAACCTTCTGTACATCTGGATCAGCACGCCCCGGAATTGCCACGTGACCGGCTGATCAGGCAAGTCAATGAAGAAGGTAGTTTGCCGACTTTGGGTGTATCGATCACCAAGGTAGTTGAAATTACTTCATCCAGTGAAGACCCGGTCGCCAAGCTCGCGCATTTCGTGTTGGCCGATGTTGCACTGACGCAGAAAATACTGAGGCTGTCGAATACCATCCATTACCGCACCAGTTCAGGTGCGCCCGTCACGACTATTTCACGTGCAATCTTCCTGTTGGGCTTTAACAGTATCAAGACCAGTGCCATGGCGATGCTGCTGGTCGATTGCTTCAAGGATAAAAGCCATGCCAATAGCGTCAGGCGTGAACTGGTGCAGGCCTTGTGCGCCAGCATAGTCGGACGTGAGATGGCGGCTCGTGGGCGCTTCCAGGATGGTGAAGAGGCAGCTGTCGCTGCACTGTTCAAGAATGTAGGCAAGATCCTGGTGGCTTCTTACGACCATACCCTGTATAGCCGCATACAAGCCATGTTGCAGACCGGGCATACTACCTCACAGGAAGCTGCCTCCACATTGCTGGGGTGCAGCTATGAGCGCTTTGGCGAGATGGCCCTGCAAGAGTGGAAGATACCTGACACTATCGTGCAATCGCTGGTGCCTTTGCCAGGCGGTGAATTGAAGAAAGTGAATACCCGTGCTGAATGGTTGCGCCAGGTTGCCAGCTTCAGTGATGCGCTGGCATCGACCATCATGAGCTCGGGTGGTGTCAATCTCAGTGAGAAAGCCAAGCCGCTGTTACTGAAATTTGGCAAGGCGCTGGATTTTGACCAGGCCATACTGGATGACATGCTCATCAAGGTCGAAACTGAAACCCGCCAGCTCGCCCAGAGCATGGATATTGCCATGGGCGATATCCACATTGGGGAAACTGATGCGAATTCAACCAATGGCCTGCCGAATGAGCTTTTGCTGAAGAACTACGAAGCAGGCGAAATTCAGAATGATGAGCGTCACCCCAGTGGCAAGCCCAAGCAGGCCCGTGATCTCTTGCTGGCCGGGGTACAGGATGTGACGCAAATGCTGGCGTCTGACATCTTCAAGCTGAATGACCTTATCTTGCTGGTACTGGAAACCTTGTATGGCAGCATGGGTTTTCGTTTTGCTGCAGTCTGCCTGCGTGACCTGCAGACAGTGCGTTATGTGGCGCGACTGGCGATAGGCGAGAATTATCAGGAAAGGCAAAGAGGTTTTGCCTTCAGCGGCAAGCCAGACCAGAACCTGTTTCATCTGGCGATGAGCAATAATGTTGATCTGATGATCTCTGATGCATCGGTACCCAAGATACAAAACCTGTTGCCTGATTGGCACAAACAATTGCTGCCAGATGCACGCAGCTTCATCATCCTGCCTTTGGTGATACAGAAAAAACCACTGGGCCTGTTCTACGCAGACCGTAATGTGAACGCCGATGAAGGTGTACCGCCAGACGAGACTGCACTTATCAAAACCCTGAAGAGCCAGTTACTGGCTGCCATGATGCGTGGTTAG
- a CDS encoding LysE family transporter: MHFTTWLTFFFAACVIAVSPGSGAVLSMSHGLNYGVKKASGTIMGLQAGLLLILAIAGAGVGSILMASEFAFSVVKTIGALYLIYLGISQWRAKIDVPAANEAGADQAGTTQVPAMSRRFLTGFLTNATNPKGIIFMVAVLPQFISHDAPLLPQLLILGATMCAIDLVVMHGYAFAASTMQRYFRDPKWLKSQNRFFGGILMAIGTALFFVKRSPSS; the protein is encoded by the coding sequence ATGCACTTCACTACCTGGCTTACTTTCTTCTTTGCAGCCTGCGTTATCGCAGTATCTCCCGGCTCAGGCGCTGTCTTGTCGATGTCGCATGGCCTGAATTATGGCGTCAAAAAAGCCAGTGGCACCATCATGGGCTTACAGGCAGGTTTATTGTTGATACTGGCAATTGCCGGTGCTGGTGTTGGTTCTATCCTGATGGCTTCAGAGTTTGCTTTCAGCGTTGTCAAAACTATAGGTGCGCTCTACCTGATTTATCTGGGTATCAGTCAATGGCGTGCCAAAATTGATGTCCCTGCTGCGAATGAGGCCGGCGCTGATCAAGCCGGCACTACGCAGGTGCCAGCCATGTCCAGGCGCTTCTTGACGGGTTTCTTGACGAATGCGACCAATCCCAAGGGCATCATTTTCATGGTGGCGGTACTGCCCCAGTTTATTTCTCACGATGCGCCATTGTTGCCGCAGTTACTGATACTGGGGGCGACCATGTGCGCGATTGACCTGGTCGTCATGCATGGCTATGCATTTGCCGCATCCACGATGCAGCGTTATTTCCGCGACCCCAAATGGCTGAAGAGCCAGAACCGCTTTTTTGGCGGGATACTGATGGCGATAGGTACGGCCCTGTTCTTTGTCAAGCGTAGTCCTTCCAGTTAA
- a CDS encoding arsenate reductase family protein has protein sequence MITIYHNPRCSKSRETLALVQSHADETQIPLQVIDYQKTPLNFGELQSLLTALGTDDVQVMLRNNEPEYVNLNLATADVATALSAIAAHPHLLQRPIVTYQNKAAIGRPPEHVLSLFKKA, from the coding sequence ATGATTACGATTTACCACAATCCACGTTGCTCAAAATCACGCGAAACCCTGGCACTGGTACAGTCGCATGCAGACGAAACGCAAATACCCTTGCAAGTCATTGATTACCAGAAAACGCCTTTGAATTTTGGTGAATTGCAAAGTCTGCTTACAGCTTTGGGCACCGACGATGTGCAAGTTATGCTACGCAATAACGAGCCTGAATATGTCAACCTGAACCTGGCAACTGCAGATGTGGCAACAGCCTTGTCAGCCATCGCTGCCCACCCGCACCTGCTGCAAAGACCAATAGTGACTTACCAGAACAAAGCGGCCATAGGACGTCCGCCGGAACACGTCCTCTCCCTGTTCAAGAAAGCCTGA
- a CDS encoding TMEM165/GDT1 family protein, with protein MEAFLVSALAVTVGEIGDKTQLLALLLAARYKKPGPIVLGILAATLANHTLAGLIGQLVATHIDATVMRYLLGLSFLAIAAWTLKPDEMDDGGINESRYGVFMLTCVTFFIAEIGDKTQLATVALAAKYSDLTMVIAGTTLGMLIADVPAVFLGKIAAPNFPFKYVRWCAAAVFAILGLLVLLGMEFKF; from the coding sequence ATGGAAGCTTTCCTCGTCTCTGCACTCGCTGTCACCGTTGGTGAAATTGGTGACAAAACACAATTGCTCGCACTGCTATTGGCTGCCCGCTATAAAAAGCCCGGCCCTATCGTGCTGGGTATACTGGCCGCAACGCTGGCCAACCACACCCTTGCTGGTTTGATAGGGCAACTGGTCGCCACGCATATCGATGCCACGGTCATGCGCTACCTGCTGGGCCTGTCTTTTTTAGCCATTGCTGCCTGGACGCTGAAACCGGATGAGATGGATGATGGCGGTATCAATGAAAGCCGGTACGGCGTTTTCATGCTGACCTGCGTGACTTTTTTCATCGCTGAAATTGGCGATAAAACCCAGTTGGCGACAGTTGCGCTGGCCGCAAAATATTCCGACCTGACCATGGTCATCGCTGGGACCACCCTGGGCATGTTGATTGCTGACGTACCAGCAGTATTTCTGGGTAAGATTGCTGCACCGAATTTCCCTTTCAAATACGTGCGCTGGTGTGCTGCGGCAGTTTTTGCCATACTGGGCCTGCTGGTTTTACTGGGTATGGAATTCAAGTTTTGA
- a CDS encoding MgtC/SapB family protein produces MTVSLSSYFMSFWSASELHANVIIFLNLTGAMLLGFVVGYERSYHGRAAGMRTYGLVCMASAALVVISGYPDFWYGARAVYPVNLDPSRTIQGIVTGIGFLGAGVIMREGFTISGLTTAASLWASSAIGVMVGVGFYAAAILLAFLSAACMIWVSRIEAWLPSRPAVAITMQFRQGFIPREDALRKMALARGYEIATGTLNISCKEGRSEWRFVAVGLSRTLATRISELSLELGAFEGLEFYQIAHARN; encoded by the coding sequence ATGACAGTATCTCTCTCCAGTTATTTCATGAGTTTCTGGTCCGCCTCTGAATTGCATGCCAATGTCATTATCTTCCTGAATCTGACTGGCGCCATGCTATTGGGTTTCGTGGTTGGCTATGAACGTTCTTATCATGGACGTGCCGCTGGCATGCGGACTTATGGCCTGGTGTGCATGGCGTCGGCTGCCCTGGTCGTGATTTCCGGCTACCCGGATTTCTGGTACGGTGCGCGTGCCGTTTATCCCGTCAATCTCGACCCTTCTCGCACCATACAAGGCATAGTCACCGGCATAGGTTTTCTCGGTGCGGGGGTCATCATGCGCGAAGGATTTACCATCAGCGGCCTGACGACGGCGGCATCTTTGTGGGCGTCGTCAGCCATAGGCGTGATGGTTGGTGTCGGCTTTTATGCTGCGGCAATCCTGCTGGCTTTTTTGTCGGCGGCCTGCATGATCTGGGTATCCAGGATTGAAGCCTGGCTGCCTTCCCGGCCAGCGGTGGCGATCACCATGCAATTCCGCCAGGGCTTTATTCCGCGTGAAGATGCCTTGCGCAAAATGGCCCTTGCACGAGGCTATGAAATTGCAACAGGGACCCTGAATATCAGTTGCAAGGAAGGTCGCTCTGAATGGCGTTTCGTTGCAGTCGGCCTGAGCCGCACACTGGCAACGCGCATCAGTGAGCTGTCACTTGAACTGGGGGCGTTTGAGGGACTGGAGTTTTACCAGATTGCTCACGCCAGGAACTAA